Proteins co-encoded in one Nicotiana sylvestris chromosome 7, ASM39365v2, whole genome shotgun sequence genomic window:
- the LOC138873060 gene encoding uncharacterized protein, translating to MAQRLRDEDEEGEDDDCLLVAQERGSIDAPKAAEPMVADVVQSRTEEILEGSSSKVPEPSDDSPQGSVFFEGQFRDAQFQQKGELVEQLQEELKTKEVETLGWKQHMNCLASEKDALQEQLTSIECQLQNAKEESLVRSRKIEELEAKSAVELAKAKSEAEAFVSSYRTNTEAANTRKKEIFIAAEVKLSCALDHARAKTLEEVAAALLFDDEDSASGSESGGDEGEVPEGEVPDDAASRDVVPGDVAPKVD from the exons ATGGCCCAACGTCTTCGGGATGAGGATGAAGAGGGAGAAGATGACGACTGCCTGTTGGTAGCTCAGGAAAGAGGAAGCATTGATGCTCCGAAGGCCGCTGAACCGATGGTGGCAGATGTGGTTCAATCTCGAACTGAAGAAATTTTGGAGGGGAGCTCGAGCAAAGTCCCCGAGCCATCAG ATGACTCGCCGCAGGGTTCAGTGTTCTTTGAAGGGCAATTCCGAGATGCCCAG TTCCAGCAAAAGGGCGAGCTGGTGGAGCAGCTTCAGGAGGAGCTCAAGACGAAAGAGGTTGAGACCCTAGGGTGGAAGCAACACATGAACTGTCTCGCCTCTGAGAAAGATGCACTTCAGGAACAACTGACTTCAATCGAATGCCAGCTTCAAAATGCAAAGGAGGAAAGCTTGGTCCGTAGTCGCAAAATCGAGGAGCTCGAAGCTAAATCAGCCGTTGAGCTTGCGAAGGCAAAATCCGAGGCAGAAGCATTTGTGTCCTCGTACCGAACTAACACCGAAGCTGCTAACACTCGGAAAAAGGAGATCTTCATTGCGGCAGAAGTTAAGTTATCATGCGCTCTCGACCATGCCAG AGCAAAAACTTTGGAGGAAGTGGCTGCCGCTTTGCTCTTCGATGATGAGGATTCCGCTAGTGGCTCCGAGAGTGGAGGAGATGAGGGCGAAGTCCCCGAGGGGGAGGTTCCCGATGATGCGGCTTCCAGAGATGTGGTTCCCGGGGATGTGGCCCCCAAAGTAGATTAg